The bacterium genome contains a region encoding:
- a CDS encoding bifunctional 2-keto-4-hydroxyglutarate aldolase/2-keto-3-deoxy-6-phosphogluconate aldolase: MDKKSEQLKLMLECGIVPVIRAQSPEQAMNIVDAIREGGIKTIEITMTVPNAIGVMEKVAGKFGKEVLLGAGTVLDGETARASILAGAEFIVAPSLNEEVIKICKRYTKIAIPGAMTPTEVVHAWEMGADIVKIFPAGQLGGPKYIKALKGPLPHILFLPTGGVNLENAGEFIKAGSCAIAVGTALVDKKAVAEGKFEVLTQKAKQFLEEVKKARG; the protein is encoded by the coding sequence ATGGATAAGAAGTCGGAACAACTTAAGCTTATGCTTGAGTGCGGAATTGTGCCTGTAATCAGAGCCCAATCTCCTGAACAGGCTATGAACATAGTCGATGCCATTAGGGAAGGCGGGATCAAAACTATTGAAATAACAATGACTGTTCCCAATGCTATTGGAGTGATGGAGAAAGTGGCAGGGAAGTTTGGAAAGGAAGTGCTTTTAGGAGCGGGCACTGTTCTCGATGGAGAAACAGCCAGAGCATCCATTCTTGCAGGTGCGGAATTTATTGTAGCACCCTCATTGAATGAAGAAGTCATCAAGATATGTAAGAGGTATACCAAAATTGCAATTCCGGGGGCGATGACGCCCACGGAAGTTGTCCATGCCTGGGAGATGGGAGCAGACATTGTAAAAATCTTCCCTGCAGGGCAGTTAGGAGGTCCGAAGTATATTAAGGCGCTTAAAGGTCCCCTCCCGCACATTCTCTTCCTTCCTACAGGGGGAGTAAATTTAGAGAATGCTGGCGAATTCATTAAGGCTGGTTCGTGTGCCATTGCCGTGGGGACAGCATTAGTTGATAAGAAAGCAGTAGCTGAGGGAAAGTTTGAAGTTTTGACTCAGAAAGCCAAGCAATTTCTCGAGGAAGTAAAAAAGGCAAGAGGATAA
- a CDS encoding tetratricopeptide repeat protein — MFKKILITLLLLSIFSANSVFGQVASREEEDLYNFCMSLYSDGMYKLAAEQLDKFERNYPESKKLPEVRFYKAEALFKERDYARAFVGYGKVVSSHPGTDFALRSAIRLADCKYMAKNYSEAIRLYQDFIRRYPKSDLVAEAKYYTAESYFNQEKYGRAISGYDEIIKRYPQFKHMDYVYYSRGFSYFKQEKYSQALFEFSKVVKSFPKSSIADASQFFMGECRFYHGNYELAIPEYEKLFNNYPQSTYLPQAQFKIGESLLEQKKYSLARQAYQKVLTITESGDLRGAALYEIGEAFYREGEYPEAIIAYQEVIKVYPRSDQAVKAQQSIGWSYLKQGKFAEARKAFSEMITRYPKSGYVDSALYMIGNLFYYEKKYDDAIKQYQVLVENFATSNLADDAVYWKGWCYYKKGQYDDAIYAFREVEKKYPDSKLMVEAKFQIAESLFRKRDFDFAGKVYQEVIDRYPQSGLADDAYFGWGRSSYEKGDFVSAIKAYGAIITAYPKSDLAPRAQMEIGNCLVSQKKYGEAHNAYNLALKNYPQSRIEDQIRFHIGLAYYKEDKYEKAIEALNSLREKFENSNIIDRAIYYIGWSYFKQKKYDEAVLHFNSVVANYPESAIAADSLFRIGDALYNQKQYEQAIKNYQKVINQYPEKEIAEFAYYAIGWSYHAQGEEAKAIEVYKDFIEKYPNSHLNVEARYRLGEYYYGKDNFDEAAKIYRSIVENFPNSPLADDSSYWLAWSYYRAGKYDEAADTYRKLIVSYPDSELASEA, encoded by the coding sequence ATGTTCAAAAAGATACTGATAACTCTTCTTTTGCTATCTATTTTCTCAGCAAATAGTGTTTTTGGTCAGGTTGCTTCTCGCGAGGAAGAAGACTTATACAATTTTTGTATGAGTCTCTATAGCGATGGAATGTATAAACTGGCAGCGGAGCAACTGGATAAATTTGAGAGAAATTACCCGGAAAGCAAGAAGCTCCCTGAGGTGAGATTCTACAAGGCAGAAGCCCTGTTCAAGGAAAGAGATTATGCAAGGGCGTTTGTTGGGTATGGCAAGGTTGTAAGTTCACATCCGGGAACAGATTTTGCTCTAAGAAGTGCCATTCGTCTGGCTGACTGTAAATATATGGCCAAAAACTACTCTGAAGCAATAAGACTCTATCAGGATTTCATCCGTAGATATCCTAAGAGCGACCTGGTGGCAGAAGCAAAATATTATACTGCTGAATCTTATTTCAATCAGGAAAAGTATGGAAGGGCTATTTCAGGTTATGACGAGATTATCAAAAGATACCCTCAATTTAAACATATGGACTATGTATACTACTCCCGGGGTTTCTCTTACTTCAAGCAAGAAAAATATTCCCAGGCTCTCTTTGAATTTTCCAAAGTGGTTAAATCTTTTCCCAAAAGTAGTATTGCTGATGCGAGCCAATTTTTTATGGGAGAATGTCGGTTTTACCATGGGAATTATGAGTTAGCTATACCTGAATACGAGAAATTGTTTAATAACTATCCCCAATCCACATATCTTCCTCAAGCCCAGTTTAAGATTGGAGAATCTCTCCTCGAACAGAAAAAGTACTCTTTGGCCAGACAAGCGTATCAGAAAGTATTAACAATTACCGAATCTGGCGACCTGCGAGGAGCTGCACTGTATGAAATCGGCGAGGCATTCTACCGGGAAGGAGAATACCCGGAAGCAATTATCGCTTATCAGGAAGTCATTAAAGTCTATCCTCGTTCCGACCAGGCAGTGAAGGCCCAGCAGTCTATTGGCTGGAGTTACCTGAAGCAGGGAAAGTTTGCTGAAGCCAGGAAGGCTTTTTCAGAGATGATAACCAGGTATCCTAAATCGGGATACGTCGACTCAGCTCTCTATATGATTGGTAATCTGTTCTATTATGAGAAGAAATACGACGATGCAATTAAACAATACCAAGTATTAGTGGAAAATTTTGCCACAAGTAATCTGGCTGATGATGCTGTCTACTGGAAAGGCTGGTGTTACTATAAGAAAGGACAATACGATGACGCCATTTACGCTTTCCGAGAAGTTGAAAAGAAGTACCCTGATAGCAAATTGATGGTGGAAGCGAAGTTCCAGATTGCAGAATCTCTGTTTCGAAAGAGAGATTTTGATTTTGCAGGGAAGGTTTACCAGGAAGTTATTGACCGTTATCCCCAGAGCGGCTTGGCTGACGATGCCTATTTTGGTTGGGGAAGGTCTTCTTACGAAAAAGGCGATTTCGTTTCTGCTATCAAGGCTTATGGGGCAATTATTACCGCCTATCCAAAGAGTGACCTTGCTCCCCGGGCGCAGATGGAGATAGGAAATTGTCTTGTGAGCCAGAAAAAGTATGGTGAAGCGCACAACGCCTATAACCTTGCTCTCAAGAACTATCCCCAAAGCCGTATTGAAGACCAGATAAGATTCCACATTGGCCTTGCTTACTATAAAGAAGATAAATATGAGAAGGCAATTGAGGCTCTTAATAGTCTAAGGGAGAAATTCGAGAATAGTAATATTATTGACCGAGCTATTTATTACATTGGATGGTCGTACTTCAAGCAGAAAAAATACGACGAAGCAGTCCTCCACTTTAACAGTGTAGTAGCCAATTATCCTGAAAGTGCCATTGCCGCAGACTCCCTATTTAGAATTGGAGACGCACTTTACAATCAAAAGCAATACGAGCAAGCGATAAAGAATTATCAGAAAGTCATCAATCAGTATCCTGAAAAAGAGATAGCGGAGTTTGCTTATTACGCTATTGGCTGGAGTTACCACGCTCAAGGAGAAGAAGCTAAGGCAATTGAGGTGTATAAAGATTTTATTGAGAAGTATCCGAATAGCCATTTGAATGTGGAAGCGAGGTATCGCCTCGGGGAATACTATTATGGCAAAGATAATTTTGACGAAGCAGCAAAGATTTATCGCTCGATAGTG